From a single Paenibacillus sp. FSL R5-0345 genomic region:
- a CDS encoding DMT family transporter, which yields MNQQKKSIILLIFLVIVWGINWPISKIALDYAPPLLFAGIRTVIGGFILILIALPKVKELRFKQLWPIYLTSAILSIVFYYGFQTIGLQYVPAGLFSSIVFLQPVLLGIFSWLWLGENMYGLKMAGLLLGFLGVASLSIGGLNGSISIWGIILALASALSWALGTVYMKRNAVRVDMLWMTAMQISIGGIILLLSGSTTEKWSDITWSGTFIMDTLFIAIFVIALGWLIYFKLINEGEAGKVGSFTFLIPLISIGTSVVFLNEQITLNLVIGLLLIVSSIVLVNVRIGRAAKQSV from the coding sequence ATGAATCAGCAGAAGAAAAGCATCATCCTTCTTATATTTTTGGTGATTGTATGGGGCATTAATTGGCCTATATCTAAAATCGCCTTAGACTACGCTCCGCCCTTATTATTTGCAGGTATCCGAACCGTCATCGGCGGATTTATTCTGATTCTAATTGCACTTCCTAAGGTGAAGGAGCTCCGCTTCAAGCAGCTCTGGCCGATCTATCTGACCTCGGCTATATTAAGTATTGTGTTCTATTATGGCTTTCAGACAATTGGCTTGCAGTATGTACCCGCAGGATTGTTCTCATCTATTGTGTTTCTGCAGCCGGTATTGCTGGGCATTTTTTCTTGGCTGTGGTTAGGAGAGAACATGTATGGACTCAAAATGGCGGGTCTATTGCTAGGGTTCCTCGGCGTAGCCTCCCTCAGTATTGGAGGACTTAATGGAAGCATCTCTATCTGGGGAATTATACTTGCTTTAGCCAGTGCATTGAGCTGGGCGTTAGGAACAGTATATATGAAACGAAATGCTGTGCGCGTGGATATGCTATGGATGACCGCTATGCAAATTTCGATCGGCGGTATCATTTTGCTGCTTTCGGGATCTACTACAGAGAAGTGGTCGGATATCACTTGGAGCGGAACGTTTATCATGGATACATTGTTTATCGCAATTTTTGTGATCGCGCTAGGATGGCTGATTTACTTCAAGCTGATTAACGAGGGAGAGGCAGGGAAGGTTGGATCATTCACCTTTTTAATCCCACTGATCTCGATAGGGACTAGCGTAGTCTTTTTAAATGAGCAGATTACCTTGAATCTTGTGATTGGCCTGTTGCTTATTGTTAGCAGCATCGTTCTGGTGAATGTGAGGATCGGGCGTGCCGCGAAGCAGTCGGTTTAG